In Streptomyces sp. SLBN-118, the following are encoded in one genomic region:
- a CDS encoding branched-chain amino acid ABC transporter permease, with amino-acid sequence MTTFTELLLGGLSIGSVYALIALGFVVIFKATEVVNFAHASLLLAGGYVTAVLHDDIGFWAALAVGIAGAALVGAAVEFLVMRRYRGSDHSVLAIVTIGVDILLTTELTRRIGTDVLALGDPWGDRVVTIGDITVAQTRIAAFVSAALLITVFLLAFRYTSWGVSMRAAAENPETAALMGVRLGRVSLAAWAVAGALAAVAALFLTVFPTPGLERATSLAALKAFPAAILGGLDSTTGALAGGLIVGVTESFATGYQGELSFLGRGIGDLAPYLVMVLVLLLRPAGLFGTKEPARV; translated from the coding sequence ATGACGACCTTCACCGAACTACTCCTCGGCGGACTGTCCATCGGCTCCGTCTACGCGCTGATCGCGCTCGGCTTCGTCGTCATCTTCAAGGCCACCGAAGTCGTCAACTTCGCCCACGCGTCACTGCTTCTCGCGGGCGGATATGTCACCGCCGTACTCCACGACGACATCGGCTTCTGGGCCGCGCTCGCCGTCGGCATCGCGGGCGCCGCCCTCGTCGGCGCGGCCGTGGAATTCCTCGTCATGCGGCGTTACCGGGGCTCCGACCACAGTGTCCTGGCCATCGTCACCATCGGCGTGGACATCCTGCTGACCACCGAACTCACCCGCCGTATCGGCACGGACGTCCTCGCACTCGGAGACCCGTGGGGCGATCGCGTCGTCACCATCGGGGACATCACCGTCGCACAGACCCGTATCGCCGCCTTTGTGTCCGCGGCCCTGCTCATCACGGTGTTCCTGCTCGCGTTCCGCTACACCTCGTGGGGCGTGTCGATGCGCGCGGCGGCCGAGAATCCGGAAACCGCGGCGCTGATGGGCGTACGTCTGGGCCGGGTCTCGCTCGCCGCCTGGGCGGTCGCGGGCGCGCTCGCCGCCGTGGCCGCGCTCTTCCTCACCGTCTTCCCCACCCCGGGGCTGGAACGTGCCACATCCCTCGCCGCACTCAAGGCCTTCCCGGCGGCGATCCTCGGCGGGCTCGACTCCACCACCGGCGCGCTCGCGGGAGGTCTGATCGTCGGTGTCACCGAGTCGTTCGCCACCGGCTACCAGGGCGAACTGTCCTTCCTGGGCCGGGGGATCGGCGATCTCGCGCCGTATCTGGTGATGGTGCTCGTCCTGCTGCTCAGGCCGGCCGGACTCTTCGGTACGAAGGAGCCCGCCCGTGTCTGA
- a CDS encoding ABC transporter ATP-binding protein: MEEGAANPSGPAVPALDVTDLTVRFAGLTALDSVSFTVQPGSVHALIGPNGAGKSTTFNVLSGVYRATSGSVRFGEKELTGLPPDRIAALGIARTFQNLALPPHATVADSLLLGRHRLTRAGFLAAGLRLPSAAREARQHLDRVREIAEFTGLGGDLDRPAGALPYGKQKLVELGRALCMEPRLLLLDEPVAGMTADERRQTASVIAGVRDSLGISIVLVEHDMGVVMRLADAVTVLDFGRRIADGTPTQVQSDPAVVQAYLGTEAQV; this comes from the coding sequence CTGGAGGAAGGCGCGGCAAACCCCAGCGGCCCCGCCGTGCCCGCCCTCGACGTCACGGACCTCACCGTCCGCTTCGCCGGGCTCACCGCCCTCGACTCGGTCTCCTTCACCGTCCAGCCGGGCAGCGTCCACGCCCTCATCGGCCCCAACGGCGCTGGAAAGTCCACCACCTTCAACGTCCTGTCCGGCGTCTACCGGGCCACCTCCGGCAGCGTCCGCTTCGGCGAGAAGGAGCTCACCGGGCTCCCTCCCGACCGCATTGCCGCACTCGGCATCGCCCGTACCTTCCAGAACCTCGCGCTCCCTCCGCACGCCACCGTCGCCGACAGCCTGCTGCTCGGCCGCCACAGGCTCACCCGCGCCGGGTTCCTCGCCGCCGGGCTGCGACTGCCGTCCGCCGCCCGCGAGGCGCGCCAACACCTGGACCGGGTACGGGAGATCGCGGAGTTCACCGGACTCGGCGGCGATCTGGACCGACCTGCGGGAGCACTCCCGTACGGAAAGCAGAAGCTCGTCGAACTCGGCCGCGCCCTGTGCATGGAACCGCGGCTGCTGCTCCTCGACGAGCCCGTCGCAGGGATGACCGCCGACGAGCGGCGGCAGACCGCCTCCGTCATCGCGGGCGTACGAGACAGCCTCGGCATATCCATCGTGCTTGTCGAACACGACATGGGGGTGGTGATGCGGCTCGCGGACGCCGTGACCGTACTGGACTTCGGGCGCCGGATCGCCGACGGCACTCCCACCCAGGTACAGAGCGACCCGGCCGTCGTACAGGCCTATCTAGGAACGGAGGCCCAGGTATGA